The DNA window CTGATCGTGCGCGAGTTGGCGGACGACGTGTGGTGGCGGCCCAAGGACGGCGGCGGCAAGACGGTGTTCGCCCGGTTCGCGCTGTCCGGGGGCGGTGCGCGATGAGCGTTCGCCTGGACCCCGAGGCTCTAGCTCTGGTCGTGTCCAACCACCCTCGCCCGCCGGGACGCCGGACCCGAGCAGACCCCCGCTGCGGTTCGTGTGGCCTGCCCGGAGGAGTCCGGCGCCGCCGCTGTGCTACTGATGGCTGCCTGCGGACTGCGTGCGGAGTGGTGCCATGGAGTTGCCGCAGACCCGATACGGCTGCACGCATGGGGTGCAGACGAAGAGTGGCGAATCGGTCGCCGAACCGGCGTCCACCGCCGCCTATACGCCCCTTCTATGCATCTCCGGAGGCTCCGATCAACGAGCACGCTGAGCCGGTTCTGTGGATCCGTGGAAAGGGTTGCGCGCTGGGCGACTACCGCAGTGACCTGGTGGAACAGTACTGGCGCTGGGAGCAGGACCCCAGGTCGCTGGTCGGCTACGGCCGACAGACGCCCGAGTCTTTGGAGGCCCGTACGGAGGGGATGGCGCACCAACTGCGAGACCTGGCCGACTTGCCCCGGTTCACGGTCTACGACACCAGCAGGGACGAGGCGGAGCCGGTCGGTACCACCGCGCTGATCATCGATCACGCCGTACGGACCGCCGAGTACATCATCATGCTCGCGCCGCACACTCGCAGCCGTGGCCTGGGCGCCGAGGCCACCAGGCTGACCCTGGACTACGCGTTCCACATCACCAATGTGCGCATGGTCTGGCTGAAGGTCCTGGCCCCAAACACCGGGGCTGTCACCGCCTATGAGCGAGCGGGCTTCCGGCACGCCGGACGCCTGAGGCAGTCCGGCTACTGGCTCGGCCAGGTCTGCGACGAACTGCTTATGGACGCCCTGGCCGAGGACTTCGACGGCCCCTCCGCCATCGCCAACTGATTCCCGCAACCCCGTCGCGACGACCGTGTTCGGACCACCCCCGCCTGCGCGCGGAACACGCCACCGCGATCCGCTCGGCCGTGACGGACGGCGGACCACCCCCGCCTGCGCGGGGAACACGCGGCGCGCTGCTCGTGCCGTCGGGACTGGTGCGGACCACCCCCGCCTGCGCGGGGAACACGTTGGCGATCCGCCGCACATCCGTGATCATCGCGGACCACCCCCGCCTGCGCGGGGAACACCTGGACGCCTAGGTGCGCCGGGTCCTGGAGCACGGACCACCCCCGCCTGCGCGGGGAACACTGAGGTCGCCGTCCCAGACCGCGCCGAGAGCCGGACCACCCCCGCCTGCGCGGGGAACACGCTTGTTGACCTGGGGCGCTAGAAGGGATCTGCTGCGTCCTGGTACTCCTCGGGTCGGAAGGCGATGAGAGTGAGCCCGTCGAAGTCGACGGGGATGCGGCGGCGTTCGCCTGCGGTGTGGAGTGCGAAGCCCTGTTCGTTGGCTTCGGGGTACATGAGGACGGCGGCGCCAGTGTCGATGGAGGCGCAGACGACGGACCAGAGTTCGTCGCGGACGCGGGCGGAGAGGGTGCCGACGTAGAGGCCCGGTGTCGGCTCGAGCATCCAGCGGGTGAGGGCGCCCCGGACGTGGTCGGGGACGGCGGTGGTGGCCAGGACGGTCATGGACGGCATGGGTTTCCGCCGCTCTGAGAGGTTGGCGGGCAGGTCACTCCGAGTCCGCCTGGGTGGCGTAGTTGACGCCGGCAGGGACGGAACCCGTCGCCGGGTCCCAGAGGTTGACCATGTCCACGGCCTTCCCGTCCGGCAGGGGGTCGGCCTCTCCGGGGGCGAGGAGGCTCTGGACGTCGGAGACGATTCGCGGCAGCAGCTTGAAGAGTCGGAGCCGTTCGCGGAACCGCCGCCGGGCCTCCCCCTCCGGCTGCGGCGAGTCATGAAGGGAGAACGCCAGCGGTACCGTCAGTTCGGCCTTGTAGAGATCCGCGATGTCGTACACGAAGGCGTGCTGCGCCCCTTGGTGGACGAAGCCCAGGGCAGGTGAGCAGCCGAGGGCGACGAGTGCGGCATGGACGATCCCGTAAAGGCAGGTGTTGGCCGAGGACAGCGCGAGGTTGACCGGATCCTGGTCGTCCCAGGATGCCGGGTCGTACGCGCGGCGGAAGCGGCCGACCCGGTGCTGCTGCGCGAGCAGCTTGTACAGGGCTTTCATCCGCTGCCCTTCCATGCCGCGCAGCTGATGCAACGTACTGGAGGCCGGGACCTGCACTTCGAACCGCATGAGGTACATCTGCCTGGCCACGGCCAGGCGCCGTTCCGGATCGCTCCACTGGTGGACCTGGTGTTCCAGCCAGCGCGTTGTGAGCGAGTCTGGTGTGGTTGCGGAGTAGCAGCGGACGCCGCCGGAGCCGGTGCACACCACGGTGGTGCCGTGTCGGGCGAAGGTGGCCAGAGCGGGTTGGGTGATCGAGGTGCCGGGGCCGAGCAGGATGCAGGAGAGTGCCGAGGTTGGCAGGTAGACGCGGGTGACTTCACCGTCGGCGGAGGTGGTCTCGGCGCAGACGCCGGTGTCGTCCTGGACGATGCGTACGACATCCGCGTACAGGAAGGACAGTGAGTCACCGACGCGGGGCAGCATCGCGAGCGTCGGTGCGGCGATCCTGCGCCGTGCGGAGGTCTTGCTGTGCGGAGTGGGGGTGGCCGGCATCGGCGTCTCACGCTCCGGAACCGCCGGGCGCGAGGCTGAGCAGCCCGCAACCGTACGACTTGCTGCGGCCGATGCCGTGGAGCAGGGCGTTGCGCAGGGCGTCGGGGTCCCGCACGGTGGCGGCTCCCTCGAAGCGGGTTGCCGAGTGGGCGACCCGGATGGCTTCGCCTTGCCGCTCGCGGCCTCTGACCGGACTCTGCGGGCCGCTGCCTCCGTCGCGCTGGTGCCAGGCCGTGAGGGCGTCGGCTGGCTCGGACAGGACGGTGTGGAGGTCCAGCCCGGCTGCCGCCGCGCGGGCGGCCCACCACTGGTCGGCATCGTCCCCGTGGAGCGGGATGACCTGCTTCCACTTGCCGACCGTGCTGTTGGGACCGCAGCGCCGAACCGCGTTGCCGAGAAGGCGGTACCGGACCGGTAGCCCGGGGCGCAGCGAGGTGAGCATGGTGCGCATGTCCCGGGTCTGTGCCTGTGCGTATCCGGCGGGCAGGCGGCCGGTGTCCGGCGCGACGCGGGTCTGGATGAGGAGGACGGGCGGGCCTGCCCCGTCGGTGTCGAGCCGGAAGAGGACGCCGGCGTGGGCGCGGGGACTGTCGCCGAGCCCGTCCGGTACCAGCTTCATGATGCGGCGGTGGAGATCGGCGGCGTCGCGGATGTCGTGCTGGACCTGCCGGTTGCCCGGGTTGAGGAGGAGCCGGGTCAGCCATGCCTGCTCCGTGGCCGCGTCCGAGGGGGCGGGCGCTGTGGTGGTCATGAGGCGTTTCCTTCGGGACGCGGGGGGTGCAGGTAGGCGTCGAGCGCATCGAGGTAGTCCGTGCCGTATCCGCCGCACAGAGCCGCCGGCAGCCGCCGGCTGGTGCTGTACACAGGGCGGGCGTGGTGCACGCGGTCGCGTGCAGTGAGGCGGACGGGCTCGTCGTTGAGCATGGTGACGGCGGCCCTGCCGGAGGGCGCGGTGCCCGTGTCGGAGGGGAAGGGCATGTCCGCCGTGAAACGGACCGTGACGGTGGGGTCGGGCTGTCCGCTTCCCGCTTCGGCGGCGGTCCGGGGCTTCGGACGGGCCAGGGGCACCCGGTCGAGTTCGGAGACCGGGTCGGGAACGTCGGCTCGGAGCAGGAGCAGCGCACCGGGTGGGCAGGAGCGGCGGCCCAGGTGCAGCGGCCAGTGCGGGGCGGCCAGTGCCTGGGCGCACTCGGCGAGCAGGGTGTCCTGGCCGGGCGCGGTGACCGCGATGGTGAAGACGGCGTCGCTCAGGTAGTGGCGGCGGGAGACGATGGTCGCGGTGTCGCCACTCCGTCGGCCGCCTTTGGCGGTGGGGACGGTCCGGTGCTGGGGGTATCCGCCGCCCACGGTGTGGAAATCGCCCAGCCGGACGCCGGGGCGGTCGGTCCGCACGGTGAAGCGCAGCCTGGTGAGCCGGGCGAAGAGCGAAGCTGCCGCTTCGGGGCCGGCGTCCCCGTCGGCGATTGCTTCGGCACGCGGAATGCCCAGGGCGGAGGCGATCATCCCGATCAGGCCGGACCGTGTGGGGTGCGCCACGGTGTCGCGGTCGGTGAAGGCACTGTGCTCGCCCCAGGACTGGAGCGGGGCGCCGAGTTGGAGGAGGAAGCCGGTCACGCCTGACCGGCCCCTTCTGCCGACCAGACGGCTGCGACGGCGCCGGCGACCAACTCCGGGTAGGAGGCGACCTGCTGACCCAGTCCGTCCCATGCCTTGTCGTCCACGGAGGCGTGGGCGCTGT is part of the Peterkaempfera bronchialis genome and encodes:
- a CDS encoding GNAT family N-acetyltransferase: MEQYWRWEQDPRSLVGYGRQTPESLEARTEGMAHQLRDLADLPRFTVYDTSRDEAEPVGTTALIIDHAVRTAEYIIMLAPHTRSRGLGAEATRLTLDYAFHITNVRMVWLKVLAPNTGAVTAYERAGFRHAGRLRQSGYWLGQVCDELLMDALAEDFDGPSAIAN
- the cas2e gene encoding type I-E CRISPR-associated endoribonuclease Cas2e; the encoded protein is MPSMTVLATTAVPDHVRGALTRWMLEPTPGLYVGTLSARVRDELWSVVCASIDTGAAVLMYPEANEQGFALHTAGERRRIPVDFDGLTLIAFRPEEYQDAADPF
- the cas1e gene encoding type I-E CRISPR-associated endonuclease Cas1e, whose product is MPATPTPHSKTSARRRIAAPTLAMLPRVGDSLSFLYADVVRIVQDDTGVCAETTSADGEVTRVYLPTSALSCILLGPGTSITQPALATFARHGTTVVCTGSGGVRCYSATTPDSLTTRWLEHQVHQWSDPERRLAVARQMYLMRFEVQVPASSTLHQLRGMEGQRMKALYKLLAQQHRVGRFRRAYDPASWDDQDPVNLALSSANTCLYGIVHAALVALGCSPALGFVHQGAQHAFVYDIADLYKAELTVPLAFSLHDSPQPEGEARRRFRERLRLFKLLPRIVSDVQSLLAPGEADPLPDGKAVDMVNLWDPATGSVPAGVNYATQADSE
- the cas6e gene encoding type I-E CRISPR-associated protein Cas6/Cse3/CasE, coding for MTTTAPAPSDAATEQAWLTRLLLNPGNRQVQHDIRDAADLHRRIMKLVPDGLGDSPRAHAGVLFRLDTDGAGPPVLLIQTRVAPDTGRLPAGYAQAQTRDMRTMLTSLRPGLPVRYRLLGNAVRRCGPNSTVGKWKQVIPLHGDDADQWWAARAAAAGLDLHTVLSEPADALTAWHQRDGGSGPQSPVRGRERQGEAIRVAHSATRFEGAATVRDPDALRNALLHGIGRSKSYGCGLLSLAPGGSGA
- the cas5e gene encoding type I-E CRISPR-associated protein Cas5/CasD, giving the protein MTGFLLQLGAPLQSWGEHSAFTDRDTVAHPTRSGLIGMIASALGIPRAEAIADGDAGPEAAASLFARLTRLRFTVRTDRPGVRLGDFHTVGGGYPQHRTVPTAKGGRRSGDTATIVSRRHYLSDAVFTIAVTAPGQDTLLAECAQALAAPHWPLHLGRRSCPPGALLLLRADVPDPVSELDRVPLARPKPRTAAEAGSGQPDPTVTVRFTADMPFPSDTGTAPSGRAAVTMLNDEPVRLTARDRVHHARPVYSTSRRLPAALCGGYGTDYLDALDAYLHPPRPEGNAS